ATTGGATCTGATTAAATACGGGTATTATGGGCattccttcattttctttacAGAGCATCTTAATCTTATTTTCCTATGCAGCGATGGAAAATTGTTGACATGAGTCCTAACACATTTCGGGTGGAATCCTTGGGGTTATTTAGACTATCTCCGACAGAAATCTTAAATGTCCACactctaaaacactattacaacatctcctatcactattacagtctCCCTTATTCCATCCATCTCTAACAGAAACTCTATATCTTATCCACTATCTTCTATCTCCCATATTAAATTGATTTTTACCCAACCGCCATAACCGCCGTAGCATCATTGTTTTTTCACTTGTTCCCATTGCAACGGGTATTGAATGGCACGGTTAAAATTCGTGGTACGTTTAAATTTCATTTATTtggaaataaatatattttttggcaATAAATTTTTGAGACCGAATTTTTTTCGCCACTTGCCACTACGCAGTCACAAAAGATTGTTTGCACCGTACGAAACGATGTGGCTTCCATTGCAATTTAGCTTGTAGAGGAAGGAGGCCAGTAGTCTTGCTGCAGAAGCCGCACCATCGCACTACATATATGAGGCTGATGTAATCTCACTTGCAAGCCAGCCAAATGAATCATCGTTCAGCCTGGAATCAGTACTTGAGAGACCCGTGTTTCTCCAATCATTCTACCGATGAGGAATATGAGTTGGTCTTAGTGACTCTCAGGGCCTGGCATGCGGACGAGGAAGCATCACAGTGGGGGCCTTGGGGCGGTTCAGTGTCGGGTCATCGGCGTGTCAACCGGAATCGATTGGAGGGCCACAATAGGTTGTACAACGACTACTTTGCCAATCCAGCGGTGTACCCCGACTACATTTTCCGTCGCAGGCAATTTTGGAAACAGAAGCTATCTTGTGTAAGTATTATGTAGTGATGGTGTGTGAGGTGCTAATGCTCGGTGTTCGTGCAGGTTCAAGATGAAATGTGATCTTTACCTCAGGATTGTGCAGGCAGTTTAGGAGCATGAGTCGTGGTTCCAGCAGAGGAGGAACGCTGCAGGCGAGCTGGGGCTCTCCTCCTTGCAAAAAGTGATTGCGGCATTCCGTATGCTAGCATACGATGCTCCAGCCGATTCTCTGGATGAGTGCCTCTGGCTAGGGGAGACCACCATCGTTGAGAGCATGAGGCGGTTTGTTCGTACCGTTGTCGATGTGTTCGGTGATGAGTACCTCCGTGCTCCGAATGAGGAGGACACTGCTCGCTTGATTGCTATCAACGAGCGAAGATGGTTCCCCGGGGATGCTGGGAAGCAttgattgcatgcattggaggtggaagaactgtccgACGGCGTGGTCGGGTTCTTTCACCGGCCATGTCAGCGCACCGACGATCATTCTAGAGGCGGTGGCGTCGCGGGACCtgtggatttggcatgccttcttcGGCATGCCAGGTTCTCTGAACGACATCAACGTGCTGCACCGCTCACATTTCCTCAACAATCTTGCCGCTGGCGAGGCCCCCAAGGTACAATACTCCATTAATGGACACCATTACACCATGGGGTACTACCTTGCAGACGGCATCTATTCGGAGTGGGCCACGTTCGTGAAGCCCATACAATCTGTAGTTGGGAGGAAGCGGCAACACTTCGTGGTTCAGCAGGCGGCAGCACGGAAGGATGTGGAACAGGCCTTCGGAGTCCTGCAGTCCCGGTTTCCCATAGTCCGGGGGGCAGCGAGGTTATGGGATCAGGAAACCCTTAACAACGTCATGACCGCCTATattatcatgcacaacatgataatcaAAGATGAGAGATCGGATGGGGAAGTCGAACGCATGTACGAGGGTGCTGGTGAGGTTGTGGAGCCGTTGCACgacccaaccccccccccccccactgcaAGCATTTATGCAGAGGTATCGTGCTATAAGAAGCAGGCAGGGTCATCAGCAACTCCGTGACAACATTGTTGAGCATCTCTGGTAGCTCCACGGAGGAGAGTAGTATCAACCtcatcttgtttgatcaataACCCTGCTTAGTCCTGTGCAAGTGCGTATTATGTTTAGTAGTGTGTCATATGCAACTATGTTCTATGTAAGTGCGTCACAATGCAAGATGAACAACGAAATCTACAATGCATACATAACAAACCTTGACACGAGCGTTAGAAACAGGAAATGCAGCCCTCATGGACAGATCAAATGTACCAGGGGGAACCAGGCGCTCCCCCTTTCTAACAGCACCATTCAACAAAACAGCTCGAGCTTTGAGGACTGAGAAAATTCTACACATCAAAAGTGTGAATtgatttgtaaatattttttggaCTGCATTAAGATGGAATCAGAATGTGTCCTGTCCTATAACACAGAACATAGAAACAAAATGTTATTGATCAGCTTTATACTATGCAATACCTCTCGAGCAACTGCAAAACCAAATCTGTGGCCTGGGGATTCCCACTTGACTTTGCACGTAGTTTGGGAAATAGGAAATGCACCCAGCAAAACATTGAGACGCCTTGTAGTACATCAGAAAAGAATTTATACAAGGAATTACAAAAGATAAAATTTAGCAGCACAGCAAGATAGAGATACTGCATTCGGACAAATTAAACACAACGAGGGATGTAATAACAAACCAACAAGCAAATCCGGACATGGTTTCATATGCATCACAAACTGGAAGGTGACCAGGTAGTACTGAACACCACTTGCAACAGGAAGACAGGAAGGCAACAAATTCATTCCACTACAACTGAGAAGTCATTCCACTACAACATGCAAACAAAGCCATCTGTCACAGGCTACATAACACAGGAGAACAAACTGGTTTTGAAATAACATAACACAATAGCATATACGCTTGGACAGCACTTATTAACCACATAGAAAGGTGCAGATATGTTTCGCACAACCTAATTCACAAGCAAGAGCGTAAACTAGACGGATGACCAAGAGGCGGCGCGCCTAGCTGCAATAATGCTCTGCCTGAGGGTCCTGTAATAGGCCTACTAGTCCTCATCCATCTGCGAAAGATCCATGCTCattatctccctctcctcctttaACTTTTACCTCTCCTCCCTTAccttttccctctcctccttgaTCTTTTCCAATTGCACATGTTCCTCCTCGAGTCTGAGCTTTTGCTGCTCCATTCTCATCATCTCAGCAAACCTCTCTGCATtttccttcacaatcttctctTTCATGGCCAAATGTTGGTCAAATATCTCAACCATGGGGGCGGAAGCTGAGTTTGAGGAGGACGAACAGCGGGCAACCTCCTTCAAGCGAATGCGACCAAGTGGCCTTTTCGGACGTGGACTGCCAATGGAAGCTCCTGCAGCTACACCTTCGGACACGTTGATCCCGGGAGAAGACTCAACGTGCGGCGTCGATGAGGGGCTGGCCGCGGCGgtggtcttctgcttcttgagCGAAGGCTCCGATTGCCACTTAGGATGATTCCGCAACTGCTGCCAACAAGGCATCAACGTGAACTCCTTGTGCTCCGCAGCCTGGAACATCTGCAATGCCGCCGCGATCTAGCAAGATGTTCCAATGTCATCAGCAAATAGCATAAAACCAGGAACACAAATGCAATAGAGAAGCACTGAGTCATGTGAAGCAACAGATTTGGTCCTGTATCTTTGCATAAGCTACAATTGTCAAACTTGGTGTTCTAGTCAGGAATCCCGAATTGAAAATAAGTTGATAGATAACGTACCGTGTCGGCCTCGGTCTTCCCACTCTTCCGATTACGCGTGGCCTTGCCATAGTGGCCGCAGAACTTCTGCACCATAGTGTTGATGAACCTCCACCTCCCCTCTAGAGACTTCTTATTGCGGCTCGAAGCGAAGTCTTTGTGCTCGTGAAAGAATGTCTCGATCCTCTGCCAGAAAGCCTCAACACTCTGGTTGCTCCCCACCACGGGATCCATGCTCACGTTCAGCCATGCCGACACAACAAGAAGGTCCTCCTTCATGCTATAACTGCTTCCACGGCCACCTGCAGATGCAACCTCTCCCGGTGCCTCTAGGTGCTGCTCCTCTCTGACATTAGAATGTGTCCCCGATGATTCCTTCTTGGGTACCAGGCACAAAATTGTCCCAGCTCATGCCATTGTCGTCACCACGCAGGAACGGGGCGTACTCCGTAGAGTCCCTGCAAACCAAATACATGGCAGCAATGAAATACAACAAGATTTTGATCATAGAAATGCAATTAATCATTGCAATCACAAGTTGGTGGTACAAAGCAATGGCAGTAACTAGCTGGGAACAAACTGAAGGTGACCAACTCTGTAAATTGGTTATGTAGGTCAAATAAGAACTTTGTTTTTAAACAGACAAGCTTCATCTTTCATAAACCCATAGAAGAATATAGGGAATAGGAAAACAAAGTAAATGTGAAGCGATCAATGAACACATCACATTTTTTCATAACATAAACAGTGCACACTCGATTACTAAAATAACATTACGCCAAATGTCATAACATTACGCACAATACGAGGGATATGTCTTCGGGAATAACACATACATCACGCGGGAGCGGCTACCTCGACTCGACAAATACCGAACAACTAGATACACACCCTACCCAACTATAGCCTCCAAGAACGATCAGATTCGACAAACATGCCGTCGTCCGAAATCAGAAGCTGATCCGGGCTCCAGTCAATGGGAATGACGTCATCGTCGTCAATGTCCTTTGAGGGCGACGCTTCCTCTTCCACTGCCACGCTTGTATTCTCGGCGTGACCAACATGGTTGGCCACGCCACCACCGCGCATAGCATCTTTAACTTCAAACACGAGCTGATCCAAGTCCGCCGCAATGGTGTCGACCTCCGCAATGGTGGCCACCTTCTTCAACGTGGGAGCCGCCTCCTGCACACGATCCTGCATCTTCGACACAAGCGCGGCAAGCGCTGCGGCGTCCATCTACAAGCACGGGAGAGGGATAACTAAAGCGAGGAACTAAATTTTATCTTAACATGTACACTGCTTAACCATTTCATGCAATAAAATTGGTATTAAAGATGCATGTAGAGTGAAGGTTGAACCCTGAATGGACATGCCCATCCAATTCAAGATCTGCACTAGTCTACCACTTTAAAGATCAACAAACTTATTTAATGGGTGCTGATTTGAGATAAAATTGAGCTAGGAACTAAATTTGAGGTAAACTTGCACACTAGTTTGCTTTACCAAATTACTGTATGCAAATTGAGATGTGTGACATGGAATTCTCTTCCACCAGCAACAAACTTGTTTTGCTCTAGTAATCCAACTCCTAAATGAGACTACTCGTCTCTATTAATCCAATCTAGAAGCTCTTGCaccaattttagctcaaatcAGCAAACAGAACTTATTGCATTGTTACGCCCCTACAAGTGAATTGCATTGTTGTCCCCCTCCCATCTCTCTTGTCATCACACTCACACCAGTCATTCAAACAGCACCTCAGATTCCAAAAGGCCAAGGAACCCCAGCTAGAGCAATACAACCGCAATGCATCCAGAATGAAACAGATAGAACCATGTAAATCGAGGATAGGTATCTGATTTATGCTAGGCTACAAGTTATTTCCCATCTTGCGGCACtttatcaacttttatcaaCTTGTATTTCCGTAACACGCCTGCAATATATCATTTTTTACTACAAATTGTTCAAAATTAGTAGACAAAAACAGTTGTTCAGTGCTTTGACATATGAAAATTCGAAATGGATGCAGATCTGACACTTGACATTTGTAAAACTTGTACTCGTCAAAATAATGAAATGGATTGATTCCTACAGCTCGAACTTGTATCTGCAAGaattatgatttatgaagcaTAAATTTTTGTTTCtattactatttttaatatatgtatCTACCATCTCATAATCTACCTTGGTGTCAAGCACGAATGGAGCAGAAAACAGGAGAACCCAGATAGGAATGGTCTTACCTTTCCAGCCACCTTCACTTTCTTTCAAccacatgaattactatgttgACATTGCCGCTGTAAGTTGCTCTTCTAAAAAGATGTTCCAAGTTTTGACATATCCAGATCATGCAAAGTTGATGAAATGCATCATATTTGGACCAGAAATTCACTTACTTCCTTCCTCTTATAGAAAACTATTTATGTCTTCTCTAGCTTGGTGCCTACATTTGTTAATAATCTCTTAACTAAGCTATTACCTACTACTACTTAAACCAAGAAATGCAGTTCATATATTAATGTCTGATGCAAAATCTCGCTTTGTAGGCAATGAAGGCACAAGGTTTCACAGAAAGCCGCCTCCAGCTACTATCTGATATTCACAGTCTATTTTGTCTACAACATGTTCCAAATCGAAGTAAAGTGAATAAAACTTGGAATTAGCTTCGAGAACCCCATTTCTCCCCAATCACATATGTGCACTCCAAAATCGAATCTACGCCGTCTCCCCACAGATTCATGAATCAATAATCCAACCAAGCAAAGAGATGGATCAGCTCtaaccaagcaaagaaacctaTGAAGCAAGGAAACCATCGAGAAATACACGGATCTTCCTCACTACCGGCGGCGACCAAGCCCTGCTCCGGCCGTCGGCCACGCAAACATATGGATCTAGGAACCCGACGACTTACTGGAGGCTTGGGGAGGACCACGGTCATGCTACTGCTGCCGAGCACATGGACGGTGGTGAACCTTCGAGCGCGGCCGCCGGCTCTCCGTCGCCCCAGTCGTCACCCACGGGACAGGATGCGTCGTCTCCCCGGTCGCCGGAAGCTGCTCGCTTCCGCTGGCCACCGAAGTCGCCTGTCTCACCTCCGCAAGGGCTTGCCAGGACCGCTCCCGCCTCGCCGCAGGAGCAACGACTCCTTCGCGAGAACCCACGCGCATAGGGAAGCTGTCGCCACATCGAGCCCCAAAATTGCCGTCGCCTGCCCTCTCCCCACATCACTGTGCCGCTCGATACGGGAGAAATTTCAGTATTTGCCACCAAATTCGCGTGCCTCTCTGGAATTGCCATCCAATTCGCGTGCCTTTCAGAATATAACACCGGGCACGCGAATTTTTTCAGAATATGACATCCGCGCCAACACCTTTGGCGCGGAGGTGTTCCCTCCACCGGGTCAGACCATTATACCCCTGTGTACTGTGTAATACCCGCGCCAATGACGTTGGCGCGGACCCTCCCGCGCCAAACTGCTTGGCGCGGAACATTCTCTGTAGGAACAAGTTCTTCACAGCATTCTCGAACACATAGAGGTTCCGCGCCAAGCAGTTTGGCGCGGGAGGGTCCGCGCCAAGCAGTTTGGCGCGGGAGGGTCCGCGCCAACGCCATTGGCGCGGGTATTACACAGTACACAGGGGCATAATGGTCTGGCCCGGTGGAGAGAGCACCTCCGCGCCAAAGGTGTTGGCGCGGATGTCATATTCTGAAAAAATTCGCGTGCCCCGTGTTATATTCTGAAAGGCACGCGAATTGGATGGCAATTCCAGAGAGGCACGCGAATTAGGTGGCAAATACTGAAATTTCTCTCGATACGGTGTCTGTTAGAGAGGGATACAGGAGCTAGAAACGGTAAATCTTGCACTACAGTGCTTTGCGGGAGGCGATAGCGTCTCCGTTGGAGACGGCCTTAGGCTACTTGTGCCATGAGAGGGTGGGTCGCTAGTCCACCTGGATCGAGGGAATCGGAGAATGATCGATCTGACATGTTTGAGGTACAAACATAGAGTATGTGGCCAATATATTAATACATATCCCTTTTTAACTACATAGTATTTTGCAAAAGAATTGGGGTGTTGGCATGTCTTCCTGCTATGCAACTGAAGCAGTAGCGACAAACATCCCAAGTACAGTATGCATACATTCCGTTACGCTACAAGTTTTGGCTTTTGAGTATGTCCAGTGACACCACACGCGTAGGCACAGGTTttacatttattttatttttcagctAAACACCACAATAGCCAAGAAGCCGGatgctaaaaagaaaaaagaaaaaaaagaacaaaactgCATCATATGAAGTTTCAGCATACGCGTTCTGCTCATGCCATTCCAAGCACGGTTCCATTCGGATTTCGGAGTGTACCAGAACTGGCAGAACAGGAATGCACTGCGTACTTTGTTCTGTACTGTAATTTGTATTCCTTCTTCAACTAGAGCAGCCGAGCATTTCTTCGTCGGGGTAGTCCCTTCGGATCGGTGCGTGGCCGCCATCTCCTCGTACTTGAGAATTTCCTCAACAGATGTCCGCTTCTCTTCTGCCTCCTTGTGGGATGACTGCAATCTGGTTCCTCGTCTTCTCTGCATATtctacccttttttttttgtctttttcagTTAGAAGCAGCACATGTTTATCCTGACGACCACTTGTCATTTCCTGCCCCTGCTATCATCATATCACCAGCAGCGACCGTAACTTTGGTGGCAACTAGTTAAGAACACATATTTTTGCAACCAGTTCGACAAATATCGTTGGGGAGTTCGGTGGTCCGATCTTAATATTTTAGGGGCAAAGTAAACCGAAAAATAGTTTAGGAGTTATCTGGAGATCGAAAAGTTtcgatggaataaaatatactCTTTCCTAAAAAGGATTCGTCGTCTCTGTTACCTCGCAAGGCATGGTTtcgtgttaaaaaaaaaaatggccaGGCTGAAGGCAAATCAGCTTGACAACGAAAACAGTCCATTTAGAAATTAGAGGAAGACAAACCACAACTATTGAGAACCGAGCTAGCTCCGACGGCGTTCAGGTAACCAACGATAGGTTCGATCTTAGGTTCGATTTTTTATTGGAGATTTATTCCCTAGAGAGAGATCGAGTGTCTACTCGGTTGGTAGAGGTAGCCAACGAGCTACACGCCATAGAGACTTGAACTTGGCTGCTCATCTCTTTCTTAATCAGTATCCGGGGTAGCTGGCCTCGTGTAATTCAAAAAAGAAACACACAACTATTGTAGCTATTTGGCTTAGGACAACAGTCCAGGATTGTAGCTATTTGGTCTATAACTATATCTACTACCGAAGTAATGTCCCTATGGTGAAGGCTTGGCTGAGTAGGCCGATGAAAATCAGATGCTCGGAACGAGGAAGTAATTTTATAAGATTCGATCATACAAAAGATCATTTCTCCCTAATGACACGTGTTTACTCTCTTCTCTCCAATCTAGTTATCAGATCATGAGATatatagtataaataaaatttgacaaagATCTttactctctcttctctccaatCTAGTCATTAGATCATGAGACAGAACACTAGTTGAACGTCCTCGAGCTGAACTGCACAGAGATCTCGTGCCATGAATGATGAGGCGGTAACTCAGGGACCAATCCTGCGACTAAGCTGATGCCTTTGGCTTGGATGGgttgacaagagaaacaagtagatgaaaactattttttcttaGAGATGATAACCAATTAGGAGTCAGACAAGGTGATAAATTACAAATAGCCACCTATAGCTTCAGGGATTTGTCCGTGTTAATGTTCCTTGGGGCCACGAACATTAACTTCTAATTTACATGTCTTCAGGACAGAACCTGTGGAAATACAACCAGGCTGTGTACTATAGTTGCTACATCTtgacaaaaaacaaaaaagaaacatgaATACGGGCATCCTTTTTCAGCAACCACTTTGGTACAATCAAAATCAATAAATGCTCCATTCTCGAAGTTGACCAACCAGTACCATTGTCTAATCTTGAACCTCCACAAAGAAACAAGGTGGCTCAAACATCTATGCTTGCTTCCTCTGAACAGTAGTACGCAATCTCTTAACTCTGGAATTAAGGCCAAATAAACCGAAAAGAATTGTAATAACCCGAAGAGTAATCATAATTATCAGCAACTAACAAACACACGTCAATCAAACCTGCTGACTCATAAGAATTTCAATAGCAACATTTGGATCTCCATCGGCTGCAGCAAGAGCAACTTCAGCTTGAGTCTGCAGCGAGGTAATCAATACATCAGTGAGATGCTCACGGTCGTGCCATATGGACAACATAAATATAAACGTGGAATGATAGGTTAAACAGTTGTAGGCTCTTATAAAACATCTGAGTTATAACTTGTGCTTTGTCTTCCAACACTAGTATAATCTAACATGACTGTCAATGCAATTACCTGAATCC
The nucleotide sequence above comes from Phragmites australis chromosome 4, lpPhrAust1.1, whole genome shotgun sequence. Encoded proteins:
- the LOC133915776 gene encoding uncharacterized protein LOC133915776, producing the protein MLGSIDCMHWRWKNCPTAWSGSFTGHVSAPTIILEAVASRDLWIWHAFFGMPGSLNDINVLHRSHFLNNLAAGEAPKVQYSINGHHYTMGYYLADGIYSEWATFVKPIQSVVGRKRQHFVVQQAAARKDVEQAFGVLQSRFPIVRGAARLWDQETLNNVMTAYIIMHNMIIKDERSDGEVERMYEGAGEVVEPLHDPTPPPPTASIYAEVSCYKKQAGSSATP